TTGACTTCGGAATGAACCGTACCTTCAATCTTGCAGCCAACGATCCCTCTATGATCAATGATTACTGGAGAGACTTTAACGGTTCCGGATGTGGCGAACAAGTACAATTAGGTCAAATGTGGCTGGTAGATATCCTGCAGAAAAAATATAAAGATGTGAAATTTATATTCTCTACCTGGAGTCCTCCCGGAACTATGAAATCTAACGGAAAGCCCTCAGGCGGTAGCCTGGCGTCCGGTGCGGAAGATGCATATGCTAACTATCTGATTGACTTCATCAAAGCATACACTGAAAAGTTCGGCATTGAGATATATGCAATATCACCATCTAATGAGCCTAACAGCAGTGGAACGGGATGGAACGGTTGTAGCTGGAGTTATACCAATCTGGCTAACTTCTGCCAGAAGAATCTTCGCCCGGCTTTAGATAAAGCAGGTTATCAAGACATGAAGATTATCTTTGGAGAGCACTCGTGGTGGAAAGCAGGAGTCACTTTTCTTGAAAATGGCTTGAAAGCCTGTCCCGATCTGGTTAACTCCAACATTATTGCAGCAGCTCACGGATACACATTAATTGGCAACACTGAGTTTGTACAATCACCACTCTGCGCTGAAAATAATATTCATTTATGGAATACGGAAACCAGTTCTACAGACACATACGATCCATCCTGGAAAAACGCGATGCAATGGGCTACTACTTTCCATAATTATCTGGCAGTTTCCAACCTGAACGCATTTATCTGGTGGGCAGGTGCACGTCCTTGTACGAATAATGAAGCGTTGATCAGACTGGAAGAAGCACTTCCCGGAACCAATTATGAAAGAGCGTCCCGCTACTACAGTTACGGACAATTTACTAAGTTTATCCCGGAAGGAAGCCGACGTGTGGATATCAAGACTGTTGCTCCCGAAGGTGACGAAGAAGCATTCCCGAAAGAACTGTTGATGACAGCTTACATCAAGGACGACAATTATACGATCGTACTGGTAAACAATTCTACAAGCAAGGCCTTCGAAACCAAACTGGAAATTGAAGGAAAAGAGTTTCAGACCATGATCTCATATACATCAGATGAAGGAGTTAAGTGGCAACGCAAAAAAGTAAATCCATCTCTCAGCGGATTGCGCTCCATTACAGTCCCTAAGTTTAGTGTAGTAACCATCACTGGTAAAATGAAAGATATTGAAGCTGAATAA
This sequence is a window from Bacteroides thetaiotaomicron VPI-5482. Protein-coding genes within it:
- a CDS encoding glycoside hydrolase family 30 protein, whose product is MKKIYSLLFVSLFLFIGYSCDDGSLSHSDVYIPDPVEETDEDDGFSAEPTTEAVIKVQFGEGHEHQIIDGFGCAFAEWSHRIWNNMMREDVVNDLFGENGLKLNIFRGEVFPHYQNPTTNVIDFGMNRTFNLAANDPSMINDYWRDFNGSGCGEQVQLGQMWLVDILQKKYKDVKFIFSTWSPPGTMKSNGKPSGGSLASGAEDAYANYLIDFIKAYTEKFGIEIYAISPSNEPNSSGTGWNGCSWSYTNLANFCQKNLRPALDKAGYQDMKIIFGEHSWWKAGVTFLENGLKACPDLVNSNIIAAAHGYTLIGNTEFVQSPLCAENNIHLWNTETSSTDTYDPSWKNAMQWATTFHNYLAVSNLNAFIWWAGARPCTNNEALIRLEEALPGTNYERASRYYSYGQFTKFIPEGSRRVDIKTVAPEGDEEAFPKELLMTAYIKDDNYTIVLVNNSTSKAFETKLEIEGKEFQTMISYTSDEGVKWQRKKVNPSLSGLRSITVPKFSVVTITGKMKDIEAE